One Amaranthus tricolor cultivar Red isolate AtriRed21 chromosome 1, ASM2621246v1, whole genome shotgun sequence DNA window includes the following coding sequences:
- the LOC130814543 gene encoding CRM-domain containing factor CFM3A, chloroplastic/mitochondrial-like isoform X1, with product MSSVQNCQLCPTRFYSYQDSLTKFQGVPMSLVRYSYSSSFRNCNYFSTQSAILSCSINEQDQPQNLGLPHRKDKSQDSFSQSSYSHSNKLNGNYRQTSVSKSNRIDGHSSSAWIEKWKESRQKNSPKPTRLAFNYRSRDNVLNSFSSSNDSSNTPSGGSTMDRIVEKLKKFGYMDDANENDGNQERPIEKGSVEDIFYVEEGMLPNTRGGFSEDFSLGLDKVFSGEEEVRFPWEKPASKLEEAKNSVKMRSRTYMAELTLPESELSRLKHLTLKTKQKVKIGGSGVTQTVVDAIHEKWKSSEVVRLKVEGPPALNMKRMHEILERKTGGLVIWRSGTSVALYRGVSYGVSGKSFKKKKNGTQVTGHLLRENIRNPSQDDTSGSKHSTEESLQKTCDVKESSESLTDVNYEDEIDKLLSDLGPRYVDWPGDNPLPVDADLLPNVVPGYQPPFRLLPYGARRTLGMKEATSLRRIARTLPPHFALGRSRQLEGLATAIVKLWERSSIAKVALKRGVQLTTSEKMTEELKRLTGGVLLSRNKDFLVFYRGKDFLSSDVTKILLHREKMVRDLQDEEEQARTSASGSFVPSVETREHHRTAGTLFETLDANSKWGKKIDDQEAEKVLRQAEVMRHANLVRKLERKLAFAERKLLKAESTLSKVEEFLEPADKQLDPESITDEERFMFRKLGLRMKAFLLLGRRGVFDGTVENMHLHWKYRELVKIILKAKNFEEVKNIALALEAESGGILVSVDKISKGYAIIVFRGKEYQRPSTLRPKNLLTKRKALARSIELQRREALLKHIAQLQRNVEKVRSEIEHMDIMQEKEHNDAEFYDRLDAAYSTEDEDLEEEDEAYLTSYSDEDDEDEAESYGVSVLVKCDASQEE from the exons ATGTCCAGTGTTCAGAATTGTCAACTATGCCCAACAAGGTTTTACTCATACCAGGATTCACTCACCAAATTTCAAGGTGTTCCCATGTCTCTAGTTAGGTACAGTTACTCCAGTTCTTTCAGGAACTGCAACTACTTCTCTACCCAAAGTGCTATTTTGTCGTGTTCAATCAACGAGCAGGACCAACCTCAGAATTTGGGCCTTCCACACAGAAAGGATAAAAGTCAGGACTCCTTTAGCCAATCATCATATTCTCATTCAAATAAGCTCAACGGAAATTATCGACAAACATCAGTTTCTAAGTCAAATAGAATTGATGGGCATTCATCAAGTGCTTGGATAGAGAAGTGGAAGGAAAGCCGCCAAAAAAATTCCCCCAAACCAACTCGATTGGCATTCAATTATAGAAGCAGGGATAATGTGTTAAATTCATTCAGTTCAAGTAATGATTCATCTAATACTCCTTCTGGTGGAAGTACAATGGACAGGATTGTAGAGAAATTGAAGAAGTTTGGTTATATGGATGATGCTAATGAAAACGATGGTAACCAAGAGAGGCCGATTGAGAAAGGGTCGGTTGAGGATATATTTTACGTAGAAGAAGGGATGCTCCCTAATACACGTGGTGGGTTCTCTGAAGATTTCTCACTAGGATTAGATAAAGTATTCAGTGGTGAAGAGGAAGTTCGTTTTCCGTGGGAAAAGCCTGCTTCAAAATTAGAGGAAGCCAAAAATTCTGTGAAAATGAGAAGCAGGACTTATATGGCCGAGCTTACTCTACCAGAGTCTGAGCTGAGCAGGCTGAAACATTTGACTTTAAAAACAAAGCAAAAAGTGAAGATTGGTGGCTCAGGCGTTACACAAACAGTTGTGGATGCTATTCATGAGAAATGGAAATCCTCAGAAGTAGTGAGACTAAAAGTAGAGGGCCCGCCTGCACTAAATATGAAGCGAATGCATGAGATTCTTGAG AGAAAAACAGGAGGTCTCGTTATTTGGAGGTCAGGAACTTCTGTTGCTTTATATCGAGGAGTGAGCTACGGAGTTTCTGGGAAATcttttaagaaaaagaaaaatggaacTCAGGTTACTGGCCATTTGTTACGTGAAAATATACGAAATCCTTCACAAGATGATACTTCTGGCAGTAAACATTCCACTGAAGAGAGTCTTCAGAAAACTTGTGATGTTAAAGAAAGTTCTGAATCTTTGACCGATGTAAATTATGAGGATGAAATAGACAAGTTATTATCTGATCTTGGGCCCAGATATGTGGATTGGCCAGGTGACAACCCATTACCTGTGGATGCCGATTTGCTCCCGAATGTAGTTCCTGGCTACCAGCCACCATTTAGATTACTGCCCTATGGAGCGAGGCGCACTCTTGGAATGAAGGAGGCTACGTCATTAAGAAGGATTGCTAGAACACTTCCTCCTCATTTTGCTCTCG GAAGAAGTAGGCAACTAGAGGGTTTGGCAACCGCCATTGTCAAGTTATGGGAAAGAAGTTCGATTGCGAAAGTAGCACTCAAGCGTGGCGTTCAGCTTACTACAAGTGAGAAAATGACCGAGGAGCTCAAG AGATTGACGGGAGGAGTACTGCTGTCAAGAAACAAGGACTTTCTCGTATTTTACAGGGGCAAGGACTTCTTATCATCAGATGTCACTAAAATTTTACTACATAGGGAGAAAATGGTAAGGGACCTtcaagatgaagaagagcagGCACGAACAAGTGCCTCAGGCTCATTTGTACCTTCTGTTGAGACTAGAGAACATCATAGAACTGCTGGTACACTCTTCGAAACTTTGGATGCAAATAGTAAGTGGGGGAAGAAGATTGATGATCAGGAAGCAGAAAAGGTGCTTAGACAAGCAGAAGTAATGAGGCATGCCAACCTTGTCAGGAAACTAGAAAGGAAGCTTGCGTTT GCTGAAAGGAAGCTGCTGAAAGCAGAAAGCACATTGTCGAAAGTAGAAGAATTCTTGGAACCTGCAGATAAACAGCTAGATCCTGAAAGTATTACTGATGAAGAGAGGTTTATGTTTAGAAAGCTTGGGTTGAGGATGAAAGCATTTCTACTTCTTG GTAGACGGGGTGTTTTTGACGGTACAGTTGAGAACATGCATTTGCACTGGAAGTACCGTGAGCTTGTTAAAATCATCTTAAAGGCAAAGAATTTCGAAGAAGTTAAAAATATTGCTCTAGCACTTGAAGCTGAGAGTGGCGGCATCTTGGTTTCAGTCGACAAAATCTCGAAAGGTTATGCTATCATTGTATTTCGCGGAAAAGAATATCAGCGTCCTTCTACACTGAGACCGAAGAATCTCTTGACTAAAAGAAAGGCTTTAGCACGTTCCATTGAGCTGCAAAGGCGTGAG GCTCTTTTGAAGCATATTGCACAGTTACAGCGGAATGTGGAGAAAGTACGATCTGAAATT GAACACATGGATATCATGCAAGAGAAAGAACATAATGATGCAGAATTTTATGATAGATTAGACGCGGCTTATTCTACCGAAGATGAGGATTTGGAG GAAGAAGATGAGGCATACCTAACATCCTACAGCgatgaagatgatgaggatgaagcCGAGAGTTATGGTGTATCGGTGCTTGTTAAG TGTGATGCTTCACAGGAAGAATAG
- the LOC130814543 gene encoding CRM-domain containing factor CFM3A, chloroplastic/mitochondrial-like isoform X2 — protein MSSVQNCQLCPTRFYSYQDSLTKFQGVPMSLVRYSYSSSFRNCNYFSTQSAILSCSINEQDQPQNLGLPHRKDKSQDSFSQSSYSHSNKLNGNYRQTSVSKSNRIDGHSSSAWIEKWKESRQKNSPKPTRLAFNYRSRDNVLNSFSSSNDSSNTPSGGSTMDRIVEKLKKFGYMDDANENDGNQERPIEKGSVEDIFYVEEGMLPNTRGGFSEDFSLGLDKVFSGEEEVRFPWEKPASKLEEAKNSVKMRSRTYMAELTLPESELSRLKHLTLKTKQKVKIGGSGVTQTVVDAIHEKWKSSEVVRLKVEGPPALNMKRMHEILERKTGGLVIWRSGTSVALYRGVSYGVSGKSFKKKKNGTQVTGHLLRENIRNPSQDDTSGSKHSTEESLQKTCDVKESSESLTDVNYEDEIDKLLSDLGPRYVDWPGDNPLPVDADLLPNVVPGYQPPFRLLPYGARRTLGMKEATSLRRIARTLPPHFALGRSRQLEGLATAIVKLWERSSIAKVALKRGVQLTTSEKMTEELKRLTGGVLLSRNKDFLVFYRGKDFLSSDVTKILLHREKMVRDLQDEEEQARTSASGSFVPSVETREHHRTAGTLFETLDANSKWGKKIDDQEAEKVLRQAEVMRHANLVRKLERKLAFAERKLLKAESTLSKVEEFLEPADKQLDPESITDEERFMFRKLGLRMKAFLLLGRRGVFDGTVENMHLHWKYRELVKIILKAKNFEEVKNIALALEAESGGILVSVDKISKGYAIIVFRGKEYQRPSTLRPKNLLTKRKALARSIELQRREALLKHIAQLQRNVEKVRSEIEHMDIMQEKEHNDAEFYDRLDAAYSTEDEDLEEEDEAYLTSYSDEDDEDEAESYGVSVLVKEE, from the exons ATGTCCAGTGTTCAGAATTGTCAACTATGCCCAACAAGGTTTTACTCATACCAGGATTCACTCACCAAATTTCAAGGTGTTCCCATGTCTCTAGTTAGGTACAGTTACTCCAGTTCTTTCAGGAACTGCAACTACTTCTCTACCCAAAGTGCTATTTTGTCGTGTTCAATCAACGAGCAGGACCAACCTCAGAATTTGGGCCTTCCACACAGAAAGGATAAAAGTCAGGACTCCTTTAGCCAATCATCATATTCTCATTCAAATAAGCTCAACGGAAATTATCGACAAACATCAGTTTCTAAGTCAAATAGAATTGATGGGCATTCATCAAGTGCTTGGATAGAGAAGTGGAAGGAAAGCCGCCAAAAAAATTCCCCCAAACCAACTCGATTGGCATTCAATTATAGAAGCAGGGATAATGTGTTAAATTCATTCAGTTCAAGTAATGATTCATCTAATACTCCTTCTGGTGGAAGTACAATGGACAGGATTGTAGAGAAATTGAAGAAGTTTGGTTATATGGATGATGCTAATGAAAACGATGGTAACCAAGAGAGGCCGATTGAGAAAGGGTCGGTTGAGGATATATTTTACGTAGAAGAAGGGATGCTCCCTAATACACGTGGTGGGTTCTCTGAAGATTTCTCACTAGGATTAGATAAAGTATTCAGTGGTGAAGAGGAAGTTCGTTTTCCGTGGGAAAAGCCTGCTTCAAAATTAGAGGAAGCCAAAAATTCTGTGAAAATGAGAAGCAGGACTTATATGGCCGAGCTTACTCTACCAGAGTCTGAGCTGAGCAGGCTGAAACATTTGACTTTAAAAACAAAGCAAAAAGTGAAGATTGGTGGCTCAGGCGTTACACAAACAGTTGTGGATGCTATTCATGAGAAATGGAAATCCTCAGAAGTAGTGAGACTAAAAGTAGAGGGCCCGCCTGCACTAAATATGAAGCGAATGCATGAGATTCTTGAG AGAAAAACAGGAGGTCTCGTTATTTGGAGGTCAGGAACTTCTGTTGCTTTATATCGAGGAGTGAGCTACGGAGTTTCTGGGAAATcttttaagaaaaagaaaaatggaacTCAGGTTACTGGCCATTTGTTACGTGAAAATATACGAAATCCTTCACAAGATGATACTTCTGGCAGTAAACATTCCACTGAAGAGAGTCTTCAGAAAACTTGTGATGTTAAAGAAAGTTCTGAATCTTTGACCGATGTAAATTATGAGGATGAAATAGACAAGTTATTATCTGATCTTGGGCCCAGATATGTGGATTGGCCAGGTGACAACCCATTACCTGTGGATGCCGATTTGCTCCCGAATGTAGTTCCTGGCTACCAGCCACCATTTAGATTACTGCCCTATGGAGCGAGGCGCACTCTTGGAATGAAGGAGGCTACGTCATTAAGAAGGATTGCTAGAACACTTCCTCCTCATTTTGCTCTCG GAAGAAGTAGGCAACTAGAGGGTTTGGCAACCGCCATTGTCAAGTTATGGGAAAGAAGTTCGATTGCGAAAGTAGCACTCAAGCGTGGCGTTCAGCTTACTACAAGTGAGAAAATGACCGAGGAGCTCAAG AGATTGACGGGAGGAGTACTGCTGTCAAGAAACAAGGACTTTCTCGTATTTTACAGGGGCAAGGACTTCTTATCATCAGATGTCACTAAAATTTTACTACATAGGGAGAAAATGGTAAGGGACCTtcaagatgaagaagagcagGCACGAACAAGTGCCTCAGGCTCATTTGTACCTTCTGTTGAGACTAGAGAACATCATAGAACTGCTGGTACACTCTTCGAAACTTTGGATGCAAATAGTAAGTGGGGGAAGAAGATTGATGATCAGGAAGCAGAAAAGGTGCTTAGACAAGCAGAAGTAATGAGGCATGCCAACCTTGTCAGGAAACTAGAAAGGAAGCTTGCGTTT GCTGAAAGGAAGCTGCTGAAAGCAGAAAGCACATTGTCGAAAGTAGAAGAATTCTTGGAACCTGCAGATAAACAGCTAGATCCTGAAAGTATTACTGATGAAGAGAGGTTTATGTTTAGAAAGCTTGGGTTGAGGATGAAAGCATTTCTACTTCTTG GTAGACGGGGTGTTTTTGACGGTACAGTTGAGAACATGCATTTGCACTGGAAGTACCGTGAGCTTGTTAAAATCATCTTAAAGGCAAAGAATTTCGAAGAAGTTAAAAATATTGCTCTAGCACTTGAAGCTGAGAGTGGCGGCATCTTGGTTTCAGTCGACAAAATCTCGAAAGGTTATGCTATCATTGTATTTCGCGGAAAAGAATATCAGCGTCCTTCTACACTGAGACCGAAGAATCTCTTGACTAAAAGAAAGGCTTTAGCACGTTCCATTGAGCTGCAAAGGCGTGAG GCTCTTTTGAAGCATATTGCACAGTTACAGCGGAATGTGGAGAAAGTACGATCTGAAATT GAACACATGGATATCATGCAAGAGAAAGAACATAATGATGCAGAATTTTATGATAGATTAGACGCGGCTTATTCTACCGAAGATGAGGATTTGGAG GAAGAAGATGAGGCATACCTAACATCCTACAGCgatgaagatgatgaggatgaagcCGAGAGTTATGGTGTATCGGTGCTTGTTAAG GAAGAATAG